One genomic segment of Tiliqua scincoides isolate rTilSci1 chromosome 6, rTilSci1.hap2, whole genome shotgun sequence includes these proteins:
- the NPY5R gene encoding neuropeptide Y receptor type 5 — MSADLRDGSNQTVVLENGSALSKSSDFPTWEDYKDSVDDIQYFLIGLYTLVSLAGFLGNLLILMALLKCKQKTIINFLIGNLAFSDILVVVFCSPFTLTSVLLDQWMFGKVMCHVMPFLQCVSVLVSTWMLISIAVVRYHLIRHPLSSQLTLKHGCYLILAIWTLGLAVCSPLLVFCKVVHLHEALDLDALKSKHLCVESWPSVWYRIAFTISLLLMQYILPLVCLTISHTRVCRSVSSRLSGKENKLEDNEMINLTLHAPKSRGPQAPPSSSKRWTYSFVRKHRRRYSKKTASVMPALSRPHSDHHSGDLPEMSSAGKSQLSSFSKFIPGIPICFEVKPEENSEAQDGITVARTPTRMKKRSRKVFCRLTVLILVFAVSWMPLHVFHVVTDFNGNLISNKHFKLVYCVCHLLGMMSCCLNPILYGFLNNGIKADLMAFIPCLQIS; from the coding sequence ATGTCTGCAGATCTCAGAGATGGCAGTAACCAGACAGTTGTCCTGGAAAACGGTTCTGCTCTTTCCAAGAGTTCTGATTTTCCTACCTGGGAAGACTATAAGGACAGTGTAGATGACATACAGTACTTTCTGATTGGACTTTACACTTTGGTAAGTCTTGCTGGCTTCTTGGGAAACCTGCTTATTCTCATGGCCTTGCTGAAGtgcaaacaaaaaacaataatAAACTTCCTCATTGGAAATTTGGCCTTTTCAGACATCCTAGTGGTGGTTTTCTGCTCTCCCTTCACCTTGACATCCGTTCTGCTTGATCAGTGGATGTTCGGCAAAGTCATGTGTCACGTGATGCCCTTCCTCCAGTGTGTGTCCGTCCTGGTTTCCACCTGGATGTTAATTTCAATTGCTGTGGTCAGATACCATTTAATACGTCACCCTCTTTCCAGCCAGTTGACACTGAAACATGGTTGCTACCTCATCTTGGCCATCTGGACTTTGGGCTTAGCTGTTTGCTCCCCTTTGCTCGTTTTCTGCAAGGTTGTCCATCTCCATGAGGCGCTGGATCTAGATGCTCTGAAAAGCAAACACTTGTGTGTGGAATCCTGGCCATCGGTTTGGTACCGAATTGCTTTTACTATTTCATTATTGCTCATGCAGTACATCCTGCCTTTGGTTTGTTTAACCATAAGTCACACCAGAGTCTGCAGATCAGTGAGTTCCAGACTGTCAGGCAAAGAAAACAAACTGGAAGATAATGAAATGATCAATTTAACACTTCATGCGCCCAAGAGCCGTGGACCTCAGGCCCCACCCTCTAGCTCTAAGAGATGGACTTACAGTTTTGTCCGGAAACACCGAAGGAGGTACAGTAAGAAGACTGCTAGTGTGATGCCGGCACTTTCAAGGCCCCATTCGGATCATCATTCTGGAGATCTCCCAGAAATGTCCAGTGCAGGAAAGAGTCAGCTTTCTTCATTCAGCAAATTCATACCAGGAATACCCATCTGTTTTGAAGTGAAACCAGAGGAGAATTCAGAAGCCCAGGATGGGATTACAGTAGCCCGAACCCCTACTCGAATGAAGAAAAGATCTCGGAAAGTTTTCTGCCGACTGACGGTGCTCATCTTAGTGTTTGCAGTCAGTTGGATGCCTCTTCACGTGTTTCACGTGGTAACAGATTTTAATGGCAATCTCATCTCAAATAAGCATTTTAAATTGGTGTATTGTGTCTGTCATTTGCTGGGTATGATGTCCTGCTGCTTAAACCCCATTTTATATGGTTTCCTTAATAATGGCATAAAAGCTGATTTGATGGCCTTTATTCCTTGTTTACAAATATCATGA